GACGGACTGGATTACCTTACAGCTCAAATCTTATTTTGTTTTGAAGCTGAGGAATCCATCATCTACCGCAATCGTTGTACCATTCACTGCACTGGCAGCGTCACTGAACAGGAAGGTTACAACACTCGCAACTTTCTCCGGTTGAATGAGCTCTCCCCGCATATGTTGCGTGGCAAGTGCATCCTTCATCGCTCTGTCATCACCCAGAATCGGTGTCTCGATGAAGCCTGGCGCTACACCAACCACACGAATGCCATGTTCGGCAAGTTCCAAGGCACCGGATTTGGACATCATTACAACAGCCGCCTTGGCTGCATTGTAGTTAAAGCTTCCCACAGCGGCAATACTTCCGTAGATCGATGCTGTATTGACGATGGTGCCTTGTACATTCAGTTCAACCATTTTTTTGGCGCCATAATACATGCCGTAATACACACTGTGCTGGTCAACATCGATTACTCTGTGATAGGATTCCGGGTCCATCTCCAGAAATGGCTTCACAAGTCCAATGCCCGCGTTGTTGAAAATACCGCTCAATGTTCCGTATTTCTCTACGGTCCAGTCGATCAGGGCCTTGATCTCGTCTCCTTTGGACACGTCTACTTTGTATGCTCCGGCTGTGCCACCACTAGCTTCAATCTCAGATGCAAGCTTTTTGGCACCCTCTTCGTTATAGTCTGCTATGACAATCGTTGCACCCAGATCCGAAAGCTGAAGCGCTGTTTCTTTACCAATCCCACTCGCTCCGCCGGTGATAATGATTACTTTTCCATTTTGTTCAGACATAACGCAGGTCTCCTTTGATAAGAACATATTTTGTACACTAAAGTAAGCAACTATATTTTCCTCTGTTCTTTAATCATATTAAAAGTATCACCGCTTCTTCAAACTATGGGAAATGATTTCTCTATTATGAGAAAAATGTCATATCCAGCACACAAATCCATTACATAGTCTTGCTAGTGTGAAGTTAAATATTCATCCGATTCGGAAGCAGAATCGAATTTTTCCTTACTCATAAAAAACGCAGCCAACAGAGTAATAATAGCTGGAAAATGACCCCAATGACCGCCGTAAAGTCATCATTGTGCCTTTGTACGAAAACAAGGAAGAGGGTCAGCAGCACATACCTCACCCTTCACGCAGCTATGGTTAATCTGGCTTCCACATATACAGAGGAAGAGCTGGAACTTATTAAAGGGTTTCTGAGTAAAGCAGGAAACGTCCTGGATGAACAGATAGAAGATTTAAGCTCCAAAATCCGTGGCAAATCAACATCTTAATATTAGAAAAATAAAAAGGACGAAATCCGCAAGTGATCAAAATCACTCCGTTATATCGTCCTTTTTGGGCATGAAGCCCCTTTGCTCTAAGCCTAACATGGTTTAACTCTTAATTGGATTGGTTCCCCAGCCCACTTAACGGATCTTTTAAACCATTAATATTGGTAATCAATTCGGGAATCCCTGTCTTTTCCCAGTTTTCAGCCGTAAAACCCTGCTCTGCAAGCGTGTTCTCAAATTGACCCACAACTTCGGTTAATTGATTGTTGTAACTGACCAGATTTTCATGAATGCTTTCCCCGATCGCTGGTGCTGTCAGCTGAGAGAATTCGCTGGCTTCCGCCTGAATCTGATCTATTTTCTCCTGTACCTGGTTTGTTATTTCCGGGTTACTCACCGCTCCTGATGCGAGTTCTTGCAGATCGGCTCCGGCGTTCGATACTTGCTCTATATAATCAGTAGCCCCACTAACGTAATTCAAACTTTGATTCGCTTGTTCTATAACAGAACAGGC
Above is a window of Paenibacillus sp. E222 DNA encoding:
- a CDS encoding SDR family NAD(P)-dependent oxidoreductase; translated protein: MSEQNGKVIIITGGASGIGKETALQLSDLGATIVIADYNEEGAKKLASEIEASGGTAGAYKVDVSKGDEIKALIDWTVEKYGTLSGIFNNAGIGLVKPFLEMDPESYHRVIDVDQHSVYYGMYYGAKKMVELNVQGTIVNTASIYGSIAAVGSFNYNAAKAAVVMMSKSGALELAEHGIRVVGVAPGFIETPILGDDRAMKDALATQHMRGELIQPEKVASVVTFLFSDAASAVNGTTIAVDDGFLSFKTK
- a CDS encoding DUF6376 family protein; its protein translation is MEETLQVEEGEMVIIKRKRKHTLMMAGLITSSILVLSACSVIEQANQSLNYVSGATDYIEQVSNAGADLQELASGAVSNPEITNQVQEKIDQIQAEASEFSQLTAPAIGESIHENLVSYNNQLTEVVGQFENTLAEQGFTAENWEKTGIPELITNINGLKDPLSGLGNQSN